The genomic window AAGGCTATGAGCGAGAAGCTGTGGTCCGAACGTCAGACTGCGACCTGGCGCACCAAGGTGGGGCTCGCCGAGATGCTCAAAGGCGGGGTCATCATGGATGTGGTGACGCCGGAGCAGGCGCGTATCGCGGAGGATGCAGGAGCTGCCGCGGTGATGGCGCTCGAGAGGGTGCCTGCAGATATCCGCGCCCACGGTGGGGTGGCGCGCATGTCCGATCCCGAGATCATCATCCGGATCCAGGAGGCGGTCTCCATCCCGGTGATGGCGAAGTGCCGCATAGGGCACTTCGTCGAGGCACAGATCCTGGAGGCCCTGGGGGTCGACTTCATCGACGAGAGCGAGGTGCTCACCCCTGCGGACGAGGAGCATCACATCTGGAAGCACGATTTCAAGGTGCCGTTCGTGTGTGGGTGCCGCGATCTGGGCGAGGCCCTCAGGCGGATAGGCGAGGGTGCGGCCATGATCCGCACCAAGGGAGAGGCCGGCACGGGCGACGTGGTGGAGGCGGTTCGACACATGCGCGCGGTGATGAACGGGATACGCAGGCTCACCACCTTGAGCGACGA from Spirochaeta thermophila DSM 6192 includes these protein-coding regions:
- the pdxS gene encoding pyridoxal 5'-phosphate synthase lyase subunit PdxS, which gives rise to MSEKLWSERQTATWRTKVGLAEMLKGGVIMDVVTPEQARIAEDAGAAAVMALERVPADIRAHGGVARMSDPEIIIRIQEAVSIPVMAKCRIGHFVEAQILEALGVDFIDESEVLTPADEEHHIWKHDFKVPFVCGCRDLGEALRRIGEGAAMIRTKGEAGTGDVVEAVRHMRAVMNGIRRLTTLSDEQLMTEAKRLGAPFDLLHEVAKTGKLPVPNFSAGGIATPADAALMMQLGAEAVFVGSGIFKSENPAKRAKAIVEAVTYYNDPKKLAEISRGLGEPMHGIEVRTIEEGRQLAHRGW